A window from Triticum aestivum cultivar Chinese Spring chromosome 6D, IWGSC CS RefSeq v2.1, whole genome shotgun sequence encodes these proteins:
- the LOC123144486 gene encoding ethylene-responsive transcription factor-like protein At4g13040: protein MVSLRRRRLLGLCSGKDSLPVDLPKPVENEKHGEVEHANVNPLSVHPLPLTRTSDVLPESSNGSDSLKEEKNQYYPGKEIKRRKRHRRKQYVDQEPCIMRGVYFKNMKWQAAIKVDKKQIHLGTVGTQDEAARLYDRAAFMCGREPNFELSEEEKNELVKYTWDDFLAITRNTITSKKQRKVGSLRHNKADLFIGDTEMVNGGGSSNSDDGDVDTSVS from the exons ATGGTTAGCTTGAGGAGACGTCGACTATTGGGTCTTTGTTCTG GCAAAGATTCATTGCCAGTTGATCTTCCTAAGCCTGTTGAGAATGAAAAACATGGGGAAGTTGAACATGCAAATGTCAATCCGCTCAGTGTGCACCCACTGCCCTTG ACCAGGACTTCTGACGTACTTCCAGAATCCTCAAATGGTTCCGACTCTCTGAAGGAAGAGAAAAACCAATACTATCCAG GTAAGGAGATTAAGCGCAGAAAGCGACATAGAAGAAAGCAGTATGTGGACCAAGAGCCATGCATAATGAGAGGGGTCTATTTCAAAAATATGAAATGGCAAGCTGCTATAAAAGTTGACAAGAAACAAATTCACTTGGGTACTGTTGGAACACAGGATGAGGCAGCCCGGCTATATGATAG GGCTGCTTTTATGTGTGGAAGAGAGCCCAATTTTGAACTTTCTGAGGAAGAGAAAAACGAACTGGTTAAGTACACATGGGACGATTTCCTGGCAATAACACGCAACACCATAACCAGCAAAA AACAAAGAAAGGTTGGGTCGCTAAGGCATAATAAGGCAGACTTGTTCATAGgagatactgagatggtcaatggtGGCGGGTCTTCGAACTCAGATGATGGAGATGTTGACACATCGGTATCCTAG